The following are encoded in a window of Cupriavidus oxalaticus genomic DNA:
- a CDS encoding sugar transferase, whose translation MNAKTDNLRRHALRGRIGGSETMRRVSRMLAWAVLGLSLFALSAVFAEAAHRAGLVTYVFTRTLLWSVAPYLAAFMLLHRSLHLPAMEGNSLVGLAVTLPFAGLLFGFAAFHIEYSRGALLLSYLITLGWIWAGYRRYVHNYVPLFGYTDPHTLAQLEGILAMPGAAPAARMRFEPVGSLEDAGHFDGLMVDRSVTGDPERTRLLAHYKMSHVRMYSVERVGEMLTGRVGLAHIDENFLDDYAAHYLYGYLKRVVDIVAVLCLAPIAVPLGLAVALAIRMETPGGAIFRQERVGLFGKPFIMLKFRSMGVDASAPAQFAVRRDPRVTRVGRIIRKYRLDEIPQLWNVLAGHMSLIGPRPEQAPMVDRFSASIPYYPYRHLVRPGLSGWAQVQQGYAGSHAETVTKLSYDLYYVKHCSVALDLLIGVKTLRTLVTGYGAR comes from the coding sequence ATGAACGCCAAGACCGACAACCTGCGCCGCCACGCCTTGCGTGGCCGCATCGGCGGCTCCGAAACCATGCGCCGGGTCAGCCGGATGCTCGCCTGGGCAGTGCTCGGGCTATCGCTATTCGCGCTCAGCGCGGTCTTTGCCGAAGCCGCGCACCGCGCCGGCCTGGTCACCTACGTCTTCACGCGCACGCTGCTGTGGTCGGTGGCGCCCTACCTGGCGGCGTTCATGCTGCTCCACCGCTCGCTGCACCTGCCGGCGATGGAAGGCAACAGCCTGGTCGGGCTGGCCGTGACACTGCCCTTTGCCGGCTTGCTGTTTGGCTTCGCGGCCTTCCATATTGAGTATTCGCGTGGGGCCTTGCTGCTGTCGTATCTCATTACGCTGGGCTGGATCTGGGCGGGTTATCGCCGCTACGTGCATAACTACGTGCCGTTGTTCGGATACACCGACCCGCATACCCTGGCCCAGCTCGAAGGCATTCTCGCCATGCCCGGCGCGGCACCGGCGGCGCGCATGCGGTTTGAACCGGTCGGGTCGCTGGAGGATGCGGGGCATTTTGACGGGCTGATGGTGGATCGCAGCGTGACTGGCGATCCGGAACGCACCCGGCTGCTTGCGCATTACAAGATGAGCCATGTGCGGATGTATTCGGTCGAGCGGGTTGGGGAAATGCTGACCGGGCGGGTTGGGCTGGCGCATATTGATGAAAACTTCCTGGATGACTACGCCGCCCACTATCTGTATGGGTATCTGAAACGTGTGGTCGATATCGTGGCAGTGCTGTGCCTGGCACCGATTGCCGTGCCCCTGGGTCTTGCCGTGGCACTCGCCATCCGCATGGAAACGCCCGGCGGCGCCATCTTCCGGCAGGAACGCGTCGGCCTCTTCGGCAAGCCGTTTATCATGCTCAAGTTCCGCAGCATGGGCGTCGACGCCAGCGCGCCGGCCCAGTTCGCCGTGCGGCGAGATCCGCGCGTCACGCGTGTCGGGCGCATTATCCGCAAGTACCGCCTCGATGAAATCCCGCAACTGTGGAATGTGCTGGCCGGCCACATGAGCCTGATCGGCCCGCGGCCAGAGCAGGCGCCAATGGTCGACCGGTTCTCGGCATCGATCCCCTACTACCCTTACCGGCACTTGGTGCGGCCCGGGCTGTCCGGGTGGGCGCAGGTACAGCAAGGCTATGCCGGCAGCCATGCAGAGACCGTGACCAAGCTCAGCTATGACCTGTATTACGTCAAGCATTGCTCGGTGGCGCTGGATCTGCTGATTGGGGTGAAGACGTTGCGGACGTTGGTAACGGGGTATGGGGCAAGGTGA
- a CDS encoding glycosyltransferase: MRILLLCTGLKTGGAEQQVAGLAQAFVRDGHDVAIVSLTPGCEVTLPASATVVHLNMRKTVTSMVRALRQLNRFVKQWQPQVIHAHMVHANLLARMLAAVTAAPPVICTAHSAREGGRLRMLAYRLTDNRAALTTHVSEAGRQAMISAGAVAPERIRVMPNGIDTALFRPDPAQRQARRSALGVNANTRVVINVGRLVPEKAQHVLLEAIARLVRKADSAKSSADLRLFIVGEGPVRSALEASIGRLGLQGVVTLLGMRQDVPALLNAADVFALSSDIEGMPLVIGEALSSGCAVVATDAAGVAELLGNAGKIVPRGNAEALADALDRAMASGVGTYEEQTARRQRIVEKFSLEAVARQWVDCYAGLAGVTGNSIPKPPR; encoded by the coding sequence ATGCGCATTCTCCTTCTCTGCACCGGACTGAAAACTGGCGGCGCCGAACAGCAGGTGGCCGGGTTGGCACAGGCGTTCGTGCGGGATGGGCATGACGTGGCAATCGTGAGCCTCACCCCCGGCTGCGAAGTAACGCTGCCTGCGAGCGCCACGGTCGTGCACCTCAACATGCGCAAGACCGTCACATCGATGGTGCGCGCACTGCGGCAGCTGAACCGGTTTGTCAAACAATGGCAGCCGCAAGTCATCCATGCCCACATGGTGCATGCCAACCTGCTGGCACGCATGCTCGCGGCGGTAACAGCGGCGCCGCCGGTCATCTGCACGGCGCACAGCGCGCGCGAAGGCGGCCGGCTGCGCATGTTGGCCTACCGCCTGACCGACAACCGGGCGGCGTTGACCACACACGTCAGCGAGGCAGGACGGCAGGCCATGATTTCAGCCGGCGCCGTGGCGCCAGAGCGCATTCGCGTTATGCCCAACGGCATCGACACCGCTCTCTTCCGTCCGGATCCGGCACAACGGCAGGCTAGGCGTTCAGCGCTGGGCGTGAACGCAAACACACGGGTCGTCATCAACGTTGGCCGACTGGTGCCCGAGAAGGCCCAGCATGTTTTGCTCGAAGCCATTGCGCGATTGGTGCGCAAAGCAGACTCCGCTAAGTCATCGGCAGACTTGCGCTTGTTCATCGTCGGCGAAGGTCCCGTGCGAAGCGCCCTTGAAGCGTCCATCGGCCGCCTCGGGCTTCAGGGCGTTGTCACCTTACTGGGCATGCGCCAAGACGTACCTGCGTTGCTGAATGCCGCCGACGTGTTTGCGTTGTCGTCGGATATCGAAGGCATGCCGCTGGTCATTGGCGAAGCGCTGTCCAGCGGGTGTGCAGTGGTGGCGACAGACGCGGCCGGTGTAGCGGAACTGCTCGGCAATGCCGGCAAAATCGTACCGCGCGGTAATGCAGAAGCATTGGCTGACGCGCTGGACCGAGCCATGGCGTCCGGCGTCGGCACATACGAGGAGCAGACGGCCCGACGACAGCGCATTGTGGAGAAGTTCAGCCTCGAAGCAGTCGCCCGGCAATGGGTCGATTGCTACGCCGGACTGGCCGGCGTAACAGGCAACAGCATACCGAAGCCTCCCCGATGA
- a CDS encoding lipopolysaccharide biosynthesis protein: MRRQVASNLAWMLTERGMQVAGGIGIVAMLARGLGPEGFAHFQYAQAVVYIAASVALICGGEVVIPRLVANTDPVAQHRLVVHAFGLRFGAGVLAYLMIGAFMLATRQGPETWIPALILGITVMLREPSGIVTAWMQSHTHTRPNAVINISSLIVKAAAVGLLFWLGNQSVPVYAAAISVEPILAALLLAQFYLSRAPTAHVSADAALARELFSNGTLFWVSFMLMMGSRRVDQLLLKPFVSLSEFGAYAATMQILDNFVMVASILAAGIAPMYVYAQPTLAQARRNIGRIACGMVVVGITGCAMIALSAHWIIQLLYGSAFASAAELLQLAAMVSALVFADVALTLLPVYMRRPQLVALKWGVVFATTIVVDSIAIPHLGARGAILGYAVANLLAIAFGITIWLRQAQGTPAQHRAKV; encoded by the coding sequence ATGAGACGACAGGTTGCGAGCAATCTCGCATGGATGCTGACGGAGCGCGGCATGCAGGTCGCGGGCGGCATCGGCATCGTTGCCATGCTGGCACGAGGGCTGGGGCCGGAGGGTTTTGCGCATTTTCAATATGCGCAGGCCGTGGTGTATATAGCGGCGTCGGTAGCGCTGATCTGCGGCGGTGAGGTGGTGATTCCGCGGCTGGTGGCGAACACGGATCCGGTGGCGCAGCATCGGTTGGTGGTGCATGCATTTGGGTTGAGGTTTGGGGCGGGGGTGTTGGCGTATTTGATGATTGGCGCCTTCATGCTTGCAACCAGGCAAGGGCCGGAGACATGGATACCAGCCTTGATACTCGGAATCACCGTCATGCTGCGCGAGCCGTCCGGCATCGTGACGGCATGGATGCAGTCCCATACGCACACACGGCCAAACGCTGTCATCAATATTTCTTCACTGATCGTCAAGGCCGCTGCTGTCGGGTTGTTATTCTGGCTCGGCAACCAGAGTGTGCCCGTCTACGCGGCAGCCATTTCGGTCGAACCCATTCTTGCAGCATTGCTTCTGGCGCAGTTCTACCTGTCCCGCGCACCCACGGCGCACGTCAGCGCGGATGCCGCCCTGGCAAGGGAGCTCTTCAGTAACGGCACGCTGTTCTGGGTCAGCTTCATGCTGATGATGGGCTCACGCCGCGTGGACCAGCTGCTGCTCAAGCCCTTTGTATCGCTGTCCGAATTCGGCGCCTATGCGGCAACCATGCAGATACTGGACAACTTCGTGATGGTCGCCAGCATCTTGGCCGCAGGCATCGCGCCGATGTACGTGTATGCGCAGCCGACATTGGCTCAGGCTCGTCGGAATATCGGGCGAATTGCGTGTGGCATGGTAGTGGTTGGCATCACCGGCTGCGCCATGATCGCCCTATCTGCGCACTGGATTATCCAACTGCTGTACGGCTCAGCGTTCGCATCTGCCGCTGAGCTGTTGCAGCTTGCGGCAATGGTTTCCGCGCTCGTGTTCGCGGACGTTGCTCTCACGCTGCTACCCGTCTATATGCGCCGGCCGCAGTTGGTAGCCCTCAAATGGGGCGTTGTGTTTGCCACCACTATCGTTGTGGACAGCATCGCAATCCCGCACCTCGGGGCGCGCGGAGCCATTCTCGGATATGCGGTGGCCAATCTGCTCGCCATTGCGTTCGGCATCACAATCTGGCTGCGTCAGGCACAAGGGACACCCGCTCAGCACAGGGCAAAGGTATGA